One window of Ziziphus jujuba cultivar Dongzao chromosome 5, ASM3175591v1 genomic DNA carries:
- the LOC132803715 gene encoding protein TAPETUM DETERMINANT 1-like, whose protein sequence is MTTSSTVAAAVVLLLLVLFSSSQGIGAKCSKSDIMVVQSQGPPKYNGIPTYVVEILNRSPNGISISDIHVNCGWFSSADLINPNTFKRLKYNDCLVNGGRPLRAGYALSFTYTTTFKYPLSVSSIQC, encoded by the exons ATGACAACCTCGTCAACTGTTGCCGCTGCAGTTGTCTTGCTCCTCCTGGTGCTTTTCTCTTCTTCTCAAG GCATAGGAGCCAAATGCTCCAAGAGTGATATAATGGTGGTGCAAAGCCAAGGTCCACCAAAGTACAATGGAATTCCGACATACGTGGTAGAGATATTAAATCGGAGCCCCAATGGAATAAGCATTTCCGATATCCATGTCAACTGTGGGTGGTTTAGCTCCGCAGACCTCATAAACCCTAATACATTTAAGCGTCTTAAATACAATGATTGCCTCGTCAATGGTGGACGGCCTCTTCGTGCCGGTTACGCCCTTTCTTTCACCTACACCACTACCTTCAAATACCCTCTTTCTGTTTCCTCCATTCAATGCTGA
- the LOC107419755 gene encoding uncharacterized protein LOC107419755: MEVSERESSIVPDSAMDSVKRTLVHVEEVEATLPDFLSLSDPEVLSQMQPLQRAQSLLLLAKITSTLFALKLRCTGVHPDDHPVKSELERVNLYQDKLERFIDLSKAPLRPSTTLNTRAATRFIEHSLPDLNPEQKRNMRDISRREGKAVNRMERNLQKKRKYQSTDKQSVQTAAKEFLEKAARELLGDNNNGFKGPLRAEASDQEDLPDC, encoded by the exons ATGGAAGTAAGCGAAAGAGAAAGCTCAATAGTACCAGACTCGGCAATGGATTCAGTGAAGAGAACATTGGTCCACGTAGAAGAAGTAGAAGCTACCTTGCCTGACTTTTTGTCTCTCTCCGACCCAGAAGTTCTCTCCCAAATGCAACCTCTACAACGTGCCCAGTCTCTGCTTTTGCTCGCCAAAATCACTTCCACTCTCTTCGCAC TGAAATTGAGATGTACTGGAGTTCACCCGGATGACCATCCCGTCAAATCCGAGCTT GAAAGAGTAAACTTATACCAAGATAAGCTAGAACGGTTTATAGATTTGAGCAAAG CGCCACTTCGACCTTCTACTACCTTGAACACTCGGGCTGCAACACGTTTTATTGAGCATTCTTTGCCTGACCTTAACCCAG AGCAGAAGCGAAATATGAGAGATATTAGTAGAAGAGAGGGTAAAGCAGTTAATCGTATGGAGAGGAATCTCCAAAAGAAGAGGAAGTATCAATCAACTGATAAACAGTCTGTTCAAACTGCTGCAAAAGAATTTCTTGAGAAAGCCGCCCGAGAACTTCTTGGTGATAATAATAACGGTTTTAAGGGACCTCTGAGGGCAGAGGCCTCAGATCAAGAAGACTTGCCT GATTGCTGA
- the LOC107419752 gene encoding uncharacterized protein LOC107419752 gives MKRVSVNSLHSQPVDEDARVKLRHQSLLQDYLELQKEFVSKKKKVQTTMQKRETLLAEVRFLRRRHKYLLKQQYPKIKTDDVQQHNSDVQLKLSAKQRKYNVTEGVQSNPSTVLDMKQIWSHVENEGGKKQNHVREQVRVQKKPKNCLINNKKAEKQKISVQDQVALKVVSFIT, from the exons ATGAAAAGGGTCTCTGTCAATTCTCTTCATTCTCAACCTGTTGACGAGGATGCTAGGGTTAAATTGAGACATCAAAGTCTTCTGCAAGATTATCTGGAACTGCAGAAG GAATTTGtttcaaagaagaagaaagtgcaGACTACAATGCAGAAAAGAGAAACCCTTTTGGCCGAAGTTCG ATTTTTGAGGCGAAGGCATAAATACTTGCTAAAGCAGCAATATCCCAAAATCAAAACAGATGATGTTCAGCAGCACAATTCTGATGTACAGCTTAAGCTATCAGCAAAACAAAGGAAATATAATGTCACTGAAGGTGTCCAAAGCAATCCCTCCACAGTTTTGGATATGAAGCAGATTTGG AGTCATGTAGAGAATGAAGgaggaaagaaacaaaaccaTGTTAGGGAGCAGGTAAGAGTACAGAAGAAGCCCAAGAATTGCTTGATCAATAACAAAAAAGCTGAAAAGCAGAAAATTTCAGTGCAAGATCAGGTTGCTCTGAAGGTTGTTTCTTTTATTACTTAA
- the LOC107419762 gene encoding uncharacterized protein LOC107419762, whose protein sequence is MAKEEEWRKMADTHKMSPDEVKAAGVEASKRPPGHNPGGVLHQRRKLPYSTTTMTIAGLLIVGTIGYLTLYANKKPEATAKDVAKVTTGVAHPEDTKPRK, encoded by the coding sequence ATGGCAAAAGAAGAAGAGTGGAGGAAAATGGCAGACACCCACAAGATGAGTCCGGATGAAGTTAAAGCAGCTGGAGTTGAGGCTTCCAAAAGGCCTCCAGGCCACAATCCTGGGGGTGTTCTTCACCAGAGACGCAAACTTCCTTACAGCACCACAACCATGACCATAGCTGGCTTGCTCATTGTCGGAACCATTGGATATCTCACTCTCTACGCCAACAAGAAACCTGAAGCTACCGCTAAAGATGTTGCCAAGGTCACCACTGGCGTAGCTCATCCTGAAGACACTAAACCCAGGAAGTAG
- the LOC107419766 gene encoding pentatricopeptide repeat-containing protein At4g31850, chloroplastic isoform X1, translating to MSLLIVCYSSMYCSSINSTCAFTESRISALSFIEPLKERNCGNLKVLPCGYVVNNKKKRRKQMVLSGFVIKARSEVLQAVKGETTIKVSSEEEAMSVLKSIVDPTCAFSYFNSVAELPNVVHTTATCNYMLEVLRNHGRVEDMVAVFNFMQKRIINRNLNTYITIFKGLHIRGGIRRAPFALERMRKSGFVLNAFSYNGLIYMILQSGFCREALQVYKRAVSEGIKPSLKTYSALMVALGKRRDTDTVTSLLEEMESLGLKPNIYTFTICIRVLGRAGKIDEAYDIFKRMDNAGCGPDVITYTVLIDALCNAGRLANAKALFAKMKASSHKPDKVTYITLLHKLSDCGDLYSVKKIWREMEADGYAPDVVTFTILVDALCKSGNIDEAFNMLDVMKKQGISPNLHTYNTLICGLLRLNRLDEALELFNNMEDLSFVPTAYTYILFIDYYGKSGNSGKAIETFEKMKTRGIVPNIVACNASLHGLAEVGRLQEAKDIFNGLKKSGLTPDSVTYNIMMRCYSKVGQVDEAIKLLSEMVRKGCEPDVIVVNTLIDMLYKADRVDEAWQMFYRMKGMKLTPTVVTYNTLLAGLGKEGQVQKAIGVFESMAGHGCPPNTITFNTILDCLCKNDEVGLALEMLCKMTTMNCFPDVLTYNTIIYGLIKENRVNEAFWFFHQMRKSLLPDHVTLCTLLPGMVKDGQIEDAFKIAKNYVHQAGIFLDRPFWEDLMEGILIEAEIDEAILFAERLVSDKICLDDSILIPVMRVLCKCKKALNAHSLFTRFTKTLGIKPTLEAYNCLIEGLLRGNIADNARNLFKEMKKAGCAPDVFTYNLLLDAHGKSGKISDLFELYGEMSCWGCKPNTITYNIIISSLVKSNSLDKALDLYYDLVSGDFSPSPCTYGPLIDGLLKSGRLEEAMQFFEEMMDYGCQPNCAIFNILINGFGKTGDVETACLLFKRMIKEGIRPDLKSYTILVDCLCLAGRIDDALHYFEELKLAGLNPDSVSYNLIINGLGRSQRVEEALSLYNEMRSSGITPDLYTYNSLILNLGIAGMVEQARKMYEELQQRGLEPDVFTYNALIRVYSISGDSDHAYAVYKKMMVGGCSPNVGTFAQLPNQT from the coding sequence ATGAGTCTGTTAATAGTCTGCTATTCAAGTATGTATTGCAGCAGTATCAATTCTACTTGTGCTTTTACCGAGAGTAGAATATCTGCTCTAAGTTTTATTGAGCCACTAAAAGAAAGAAACTGTGGGAATTTGAAGGTTTTGCCATGTGGGTATGTGGtgaacaacaagaaaaagaGGAGAAAACAAATGGTTTTATCTGGGTTTGTGATTAAGGCCCGAAGTGAAGTGTTGCAGGCGGTAAAGGGGGAGACGACAATCAAGGTGTCTTCTGAGGAGGAGGCTATGAGTGTTCTTAAGTCGATTGTGGACCCAACTTGTGCTTTTTCATACTTCAATTCGGTTGCTGAGTTGCCTAATGTTGTTCACACCACTGCAACTTGCAATTACATGCTTGAAGTCTTGAGGAATCATGGAAGGGTGGAGGATATGGTGGCTGTATTCAATTTCATGCAGAAGCGAATCATAAATAGGAATCTGAACACTTACATTACTATTTTTAAGGGTCTTCACATAAGAGGTGGAATTCGACGAGCACCGTTTGCGCTTGAAAGGATGCGGAAATCCGGGTTTGTTTTGAATGCATTTTCGTATAATGGGTTGATCTACATGATTCTTCAGTCTGGGTTTTGCAGGGAGGCTTTGCAGGTTTATAAAAGAGCGGTTTCAGAAGGGATCAAGCCTAGCCTGAAGACTTACTCGGCACTTATGGTGGCATTGGGAAAGAGAAGGGATACAGACACTGTAACGAGTTTGTTAGAAGAGATGGAAAGTCTCGGATTGAAGCCCAATATTTATACGTTTACGATTTGCATTAGAGTTCTAGGGAGGGCTGGGAAAATTGATGAGGCATATGATATATTCAAGAGAATGGATAATGCGGGATGTGGGCCTGATGTCATTACTTATACAGTTCTCATTGATGCTCTTTGTAATGCTGGTAGACTAGCTAATGCAAAAGCGTTGTTTGCAAAGATGAAAGCTAGCAGTCACAAACCTGATAAAGTAACCTACATTACTTTGCTGCACAAGTTAAGTGACTGTGGAGACTTATACTCAGTGAAAAAAATTTGGAGGGAAATGGAAGCTGATGGTTATGCTCCAGATGTTGTTACTTTCACCATACTAGTAGATGCTTTATGCAAATCTGGGAATATTGATGAAGCATTTAATATGTTGGATGTCATGAAGAAGCAAGGTATCTCACCAAATCTTCATACTTACAACACATTAATTTGTGGACTTTTAAGATTAAATAGGTTGGACGAGGCATTGGAACTTTTCAACAATATGGAAGATCTGAGTTTTGTGCCTACTGCTTATACATACATCCTTTTTATTGACtactatggaaaatccggtaacTCTGGCAAAGCTATTGAAACCTTTGAGAAGATGAAAACAAGAGGCATTGTTCCTAATATTGTAGCTTGTAATGCTTCTTTGCATGGTCTTGCTGAAGTGGGTAGGCTTCAAGAAGCAAAAGATATTTTTAATGGGCTCAAAAAAAGTGGACTCACCCCTGATTCAGTAACTTATAACATAATGATGCGATGCTATAGTAAGGTGGGGCAAGTAGATGAAGCCATTAAGTTACTCTCTGAGATGGTGAGAAAAGGGTGTGAGCCCGATGTAATTGTAGTTAATACTTTGATTGACATGCTTTACAAGGCTGATCGAGTAGATGAGGCATGGCAAATGTTTTACAGAATGAAGGGCATGAAGCTCACTCCTACAGTAGTGACCTACAACACCTTACTTGCTGGATTAGGGAAAGAGGGTCAAGTCCAAAAGGCAATTGGAGTTTTTGAGAGCATGGCTGGACATGGCTGTCCTCCAAATACAATAACTTTTAACACGATACTGGATTGCCTTTGCAAAAATGATGAGGTTGGTTTGGCTTTGGAGATGCTTTGTAAAATGACAACAATGAATTGTTTCCCTGATGTTTTGACCTATAACACTATTATTTATGGGTTAATCAAGGAAAACAGAGTTAATGAGGCGTTCTGGTTTTTCCATCAGATGAGGAAATCACTACTTCCTGATCATGTCACTTTGTGCACCCTCCTTCCTGGGATGGTTAAGGATGGGCAAATTGAGGATGCTTTTAAGATTGCCAAGAACTATGTCCATCAGGCTGGAATTTTTTTGGATAGGCCTTTTTGGGAAGATTTGATGGAAGGGATTTTAATTGAAGCTGAAATAGATGAGGCCATTTTATTTGCTGAAAGATTGGTCTCCGATAAGATTTGCCTGGATGACTCTATATTGATACCTGTGATGAGGGTACTGTGCAAGTGTAAAAAGGCTCTTAATGCTCATAGTTTGTTCACAAGATTTACTAAAACTCTGGGAATTAAGCCAACACTGGAAGCGTATAATTGTTTAATCGAAGGGCTTCTTCGAGGTAATATCGCCGACAATGCTAGGAATCTTTTTAAGGAGATGAAAAAAGCTGGCTGTGCCCCTGATGTTTTCACATACAATTTGTTACTTGATGCTCATGGGAAGTCTGGGAAAATCAGTGATCTTTTTGAATTGTATGGAGAAATGAGTTGCTGGGGATGCAAGCCTAACACTATAACATACAATATAATCATCTCCAGTCTCGTGAAATCTAATAGCCTAGATAAGGCTCTGGATTTATACTATGACCTTGTTAGTGGGGATTTCTCTCCTTCTCCATGTACATATGGTCCTCTAATAGATGGACTTCTGAAGTCAGGAAGACTTGAAGAAGCAATGCAATTCTTTGAGGAGATGATGGACTATGGATGCCAACCTAACTGTGcaatttttaatattcttattaATGGCTTTGGAAAAACTGGTGATGTGGAAACTGCTTGTCTGTTGTTTAAAAGGATGATTAAAGAAGGAATAAGACCAGACTTGAAGTCTTACACCATTCTTGTGGACTGCCTATGCCTTGCAGGGAGGATTGATGATGCTCTCCACTACTTTGAGGAACTGAAGCTGGCTGGCCTTAATCCTGATTCAGTTTCTTACAACCTTATCATTAATGGACTTGGAAGGTCACAGAGAGTAGAAGAAGCTCTATCTCTGTATAATGAAATGCGAAGTAGTGGGATTACTCCTGATCTATACACATATAATTCTTTGATACTCAATCTTGGTATTGCTGGAATGGTAGAGCAAGCAAGGAAGATGTATGAAGAACTACAGCAAAGAGGTCTTGAACCAGATGTTTTCACATACAATGCTCTCATTCGTGTGTATAGCATATCTGGAGATTCCGACCATGCTTATGCAGTCTACAAAAAGATGATGGTTGGGGGATGCAGCCCCAATGTGGGAACGTTTGCACAGCTTCCTAATCAAACTTAA
- the LOC107419761 gene encoding early nodulin-like protein 14, with translation MAGFSRSCLFFIFLLFSISAAKEILVGGKTDAWKVPSTDSESLNKWSGKYRFVIGDTLVWNYESGKDSVLEVSKEDYLNCNISNPIQEYKDGNTKVKLNRAGPYYFISGAKGHCEKGQKVLVVVLSPRRRYTGISPAPAPSPVEFDAPAVAPTSSASRLGGCLVVAFGLLLLRGLF, from the exons ATGGCCGGTTTTTCAAGATCTTGTCTATTTTTCATCTTTCTTCTCTTCAGCATCTCGGCAGCTAAAGAAATCTTGGTTGGAGGCAAAACAGACGCATGGAAAGTCCCCTCCACCGACTCTGAATCACTCAACAAATGGTCTGGAAAGTATCGTTTTGTCATCGGTGACACTCTTG TGTGGAACTACGAAAGTGGGAAAGACTCGGTATTGGAAGTGAGCAAGGAAGACTATCTTAACTGCAATATTTCAAACCCCATTCAAGAGTACAAGGATGGCAACACAAAGGTGAAGCTCAACAGAGCCGGACCATACTACTTCATCAGTGGAGCAAAGGGTCACTGCGAGAAGGGCCAGAAGGTGCTTGTGGTGGTGCTTTCTCCAAGACGCAGGTACACTGGTATTTCTCCAGCACCCGCACCTTCTCCGGTGGAGTTTGATGCTCCAGCAGTTGCTCCAACTAGCTCTGCTTCAAGATTGGGAGGCTGTTTGGTGGTGGCATTTGGGCTGCTTCTTCTCAGAGGACTGTTTTGa
- the LOC107419760 gene encoding nucleoid-associated protein At4g30620, chloroplastic-like isoform X2 has translation MALTTALTSNLTISHRQTGPRTPLSFCEVHSYAGGPSFLPCPSNRTGRMSRSLRVNGLFGGGKKENDEKSDDAPSKAGIFGNMQNLYETVKKAQMVVQVEAVRVQKELAAAEFDGYCEDELIKVTLSGNQQPVRTEITEAAMELGAEKLSLLVTEAYKDAHQKSVQAMKERMNNLASSLGMPQGPQ, from the exons ATGGCTTTGACCACTGCTCTGACGTCCAACCTTACCATTTCCCACCGACAAACTGGACCCAGAactcctctctctttct GTGAAGTACACTCATATGCAGGTGGCCCCTCATTTCTACCTTGCCCTAGTAATAGGACTGGGAGGATGTCGAGGTCTCTACGCGTGAATGGCTTATTTGGTGGAGGGAAGAAAGAAAACGATGAAAAGAGTGATGATGCACCATCAAAG GCAGGAATATTTGGTAATATGCAAAATCTATATGAAACTGTTAAGAAGGCCCAAATGGTGGTACAAGTTGAAGCAGTGCGAGTGCAGAAAGAGTTAGCTGC AGCAGAGTTTGATGGTTACTGCGAAGATGAGCTGATAAAG gtAACACTTTCTGGTAACCAGCAGCCTGTTCGAACTGAGATAACTGAGGCTGCAATGGAACTAGGAGCTGAG AAACTCTCTCTTTTGGTTACGGAAGCATACAAGGATGCACACCAGAAGAGCGTCCAGGCCATGAAAGAGAGAATGAACAACCTTGCCTCTAGTCTAGGAATGCCACAAGGCCCGCAATGA
- the LOC107419760 gene encoding nucleoid-associated protein At4g30620, chloroplastic-like isoform X1: MALTTALTSNLTISHRQTGPRTPLSFSYCFVLCPGEVHSYAGGPSFLPCPSNRTGRMSRSLRVNGLFGGGKKENDEKSDDAPSKAGIFGNMQNLYETVKKAQMVVQVEAVRVQKELAAAEFDGYCEDELIKVTLSGNQQPVRTEITEAAMELGAEKLSLLVTEAYKDAHQKSVQAMKERMNNLASSLGMPQGPQ, from the exons ATGGCTTTGACCACTGCTCTGACGTCCAACCTTACCATTTCCCACCGACAAACTGGACCCAGAactcctctctctttct CTTACTGTTTTGTGTTGTGCCCAGGTGAAGTACACTCATATGCAGGTGGCCCCTCATTTCTACCTTGCCCTAGTAATAGGACTGGGAGGATGTCGAGGTCTCTACGCGTGAATGGCTTATTTGGTGGAGGGAAGAAAGAAAACGATGAAAAGAGTGATGATGCACCATCAAAG GCAGGAATATTTGGTAATATGCAAAATCTATATGAAACTGTTAAGAAGGCCCAAATGGTGGTACAAGTTGAAGCAGTGCGAGTGCAGAAAGAGTTAGCTGC AGCAGAGTTTGATGGTTACTGCGAAGATGAGCTGATAAAG gtAACACTTTCTGGTAACCAGCAGCCTGTTCGAACTGAGATAACTGAGGCTGCAATGGAACTAGGAGCTGAG AAACTCTCTCTTTTGGTTACGGAAGCATACAAGGATGCACACCAGAAGAGCGTCCAGGCCATGAAAGAGAGAATGAACAACCTTGCCTCTAGTCTAGGAATGCCACAAGGCCCGCAATGA
- the LOC107419766 gene encoding pentatricopeptide repeat-containing protein At4g31850, chloroplastic isoform X2, with amino-acid sequence MYCSSINSTCAFTESRISALSFIEPLKERNCGNLKVLPCGYVVNNKKKRRKQMVLSGFVIKARSEVLQAVKGETTIKVSSEEEAMSVLKSIVDPTCAFSYFNSVAELPNVVHTTATCNYMLEVLRNHGRVEDMVAVFNFMQKRIINRNLNTYITIFKGLHIRGGIRRAPFALERMRKSGFVLNAFSYNGLIYMILQSGFCREALQVYKRAVSEGIKPSLKTYSALMVALGKRRDTDTVTSLLEEMESLGLKPNIYTFTICIRVLGRAGKIDEAYDIFKRMDNAGCGPDVITYTVLIDALCNAGRLANAKALFAKMKASSHKPDKVTYITLLHKLSDCGDLYSVKKIWREMEADGYAPDVVTFTILVDALCKSGNIDEAFNMLDVMKKQGISPNLHTYNTLICGLLRLNRLDEALELFNNMEDLSFVPTAYTYILFIDYYGKSGNSGKAIETFEKMKTRGIVPNIVACNASLHGLAEVGRLQEAKDIFNGLKKSGLTPDSVTYNIMMRCYSKVGQVDEAIKLLSEMVRKGCEPDVIVVNTLIDMLYKADRVDEAWQMFYRMKGMKLTPTVVTYNTLLAGLGKEGQVQKAIGVFESMAGHGCPPNTITFNTILDCLCKNDEVGLALEMLCKMTTMNCFPDVLTYNTIIYGLIKENRVNEAFWFFHQMRKSLLPDHVTLCTLLPGMVKDGQIEDAFKIAKNYVHQAGIFLDRPFWEDLMEGILIEAEIDEAILFAERLVSDKICLDDSILIPVMRVLCKCKKALNAHSLFTRFTKTLGIKPTLEAYNCLIEGLLRGNIADNARNLFKEMKKAGCAPDVFTYNLLLDAHGKSGKISDLFELYGEMSCWGCKPNTITYNIIISSLVKSNSLDKALDLYYDLVSGDFSPSPCTYGPLIDGLLKSGRLEEAMQFFEEMMDYGCQPNCAIFNILINGFGKTGDVETACLLFKRMIKEGIRPDLKSYTILVDCLCLAGRIDDALHYFEELKLAGLNPDSVSYNLIINGLGRSQRVEEALSLYNEMRSSGITPDLYTYNSLILNLGIAGMVEQARKMYEELQQRGLEPDVFTYNALIRVYSISGDSDHAYAVYKKMMVGGCSPNVGTFAQLPNQT; translated from the coding sequence ATGTATTGCAGCAGTATCAATTCTACTTGTGCTTTTACCGAGAGTAGAATATCTGCTCTAAGTTTTATTGAGCCACTAAAAGAAAGAAACTGTGGGAATTTGAAGGTTTTGCCATGTGGGTATGTGGtgaacaacaagaaaaagaGGAGAAAACAAATGGTTTTATCTGGGTTTGTGATTAAGGCCCGAAGTGAAGTGTTGCAGGCGGTAAAGGGGGAGACGACAATCAAGGTGTCTTCTGAGGAGGAGGCTATGAGTGTTCTTAAGTCGATTGTGGACCCAACTTGTGCTTTTTCATACTTCAATTCGGTTGCTGAGTTGCCTAATGTTGTTCACACCACTGCAACTTGCAATTACATGCTTGAAGTCTTGAGGAATCATGGAAGGGTGGAGGATATGGTGGCTGTATTCAATTTCATGCAGAAGCGAATCATAAATAGGAATCTGAACACTTACATTACTATTTTTAAGGGTCTTCACATAAGAGGTGGAATTCGACGAGCACCGTTTGCGCTTGAAAGGATGCGGAAATCCGGGTTTGTTTTGAATGCATTTTCGTATAATGGGTTGATCTACATGATTCTTCAGTCTGGGTTTTGCAGGGAGGCTTTGCAGGTTTATAAAAGAGCGGTTTCAGAAGGGATCAAGCCTAGCCTGAAGACTTACTCGGCACTTATGGTGGCATTGGGAAAGAGAAGGGATACAGACACTGTAACGAGTTTGTTAGAAGAGATGGAAAGTCTCGGATTGAAGCCCAATATTTATACGTTTACGATTTGCATTAGAGTTCTAGGGAGGGCTGGGAAAATTGATGAGGCATATGATATATTCAAGAGAATGGATAATGCGGGATGTGGGCCTGATGTCATTACTTATACAGTTCTCATTGATGCTCTTTGTAATGCTGGTAGACTAGCTAATGCAAAAGCGTTGTTTGCAAAGATGAAAGCTAGCAGTCACAAACCTGATAAAGTAACCTACATTACTTTGCTGCACAAGTTAAGTGACTGTGGAGACTTATACTCAGTGAAAAAAATTTGGAGGGAAATGGAAGCTGATGGTTATGCTCCAGATGTTGTTACTTTCACCATACTAGTAGATGCTTTATGCAAATCTGGGAATATTGATGAAGCATTTAATATGTTGGATGTCATGAAGAAGCAAGGTATCTCACCAAATCTTCATACTTACAACACATTAATTTGTGGACTTTTAAGATTAAATAGGTTGGACGAGGCATTGGAACTTTTCAACAATATGGAAGATCTGAGTTTTGTGCCTACTGCTTATACATACATCCTTTTTATTGACtactatggaaaatccggtaacTCTGGCAAAGCTATTGAAACCTTTGAGAAGATGAAAACAAGAGGCATTGTTCCTAATATTGTAGCTTGTAATGCTTCTTTGCATGGTCTTGCTGAAGTGGGTAGGCTTCAAGAAGCAAAAGATATTTTTAATGGGCTCAAAAAAAGTGGACTCACCCCTGATTCAGTAACTTATAACATAATGATGCGATGCTATAGTAAGGTGGGGCAAGTAGATGAAGCCATTAAGTTACTCTCTGAGATGGTGAGAAAAGGGTGTGAGCCCGATGTAATTGTAGTTAATACTTTGATTGACATGCTTTACAAGGCTGATCGAGTAGATGAGGCATGGCAAATGTTTTACAGAATGAAGGGCATGAAGCTCACTCCTACAGTAGTGACCTACAACACCTTACTTGCTGGATTAGGGAAAGAGGGTCAAGTCCAAAAGGCAATTGGAGTTTTTGAGAGCATGGCTGGACATGGCTGTCCTCCAAATACAATAACTTTTAACACGATACTGGATTGCCTTTGCAAAAATGATGAGGTTGGTTTGGCTTTGGAGATGCTTTGTAAAATGACAACAATGAATTGTTTCCCTGATGTTTTGACCTATAACACTATTATTTATGGGTTAATCAAGGAAAACAGAGTTAATGAGGCGTTCTGGTTTTTCCATCAGATGAGGAAATCACTACTTCCTGATCATGTCACTTTGTGCACCCTCCTTCCTGGGATGGTTAAGGATGGGCAAATTGAGGATGCTTTTAAGATTGCCAAGAACTATGTCCATCAGGCTGGAATTTTTTTGGATAGGCCTTTTTGGGAAGATTTGATGGAAGGGATTTTAATTGAAGCTGAAATAGATGAGGCCATTTTATTTGCTGAAAGATTGGTCTCCGATAAGATTTGCCTGGATGACTCTATATTGATACCTGTGATGAGGGTACTGTGCAAGTGTAAAAAGGCTCTTAATGCTCATAGTTTGTTCACAAGATTTACTAAAACTCTGGGAATTAAGCCAACACTGGAAGCGTATAATTGTTTAATCGAAGGGCTTCTTCGAGGTAATATCGCCGACAATGCTAGGAATCTTTTTAAGGAGATGAAAAAAGCTGGCTGTGCCCCTGATGTTTTCACATACAATTTGTTACTTGATGCTCATGGGAAGTCTGGGAAAATCAGTGATCTTTTTGAATTGTATGGAGAAATGAGTTGCTGGGGATGCAAGCCTAACACTATAACATACAATATAATCATCTCCAGTCTCGTGAAATCTAATAGCCTAGATAAGGCTCTGGATTTATACTATGACCTTGTTAGTGGGGATTTCTCTCCTTCTCCATGTACATATGGTCCTCTAATAGATGGACTTCTGAAGTCAGGAAGACTTGAAGAAGCAATGCAATTCTTTGAGGAGATGATGGACTATGGATGCCAACCTAACTGTGcaatttttaatattcttattaATGGCTTTGGAAAAACTGGTGATGTGGAAACTGCTTGTCTGTTGTTTAAAAGGATGATTAAAGAAGGAATAAGACCAGACTTGAAGTCTTACACCATTCTTGTGGACTGCCTATGCCTTGCAGGGAGGATTGATGATGCTCTCCACTACTTTGAGGAACTGAAGCTGGCTGGCCTTAATCCTGATTCAGTTTCTTACAACCTTATCATTAATGGACTTGGAAGGTCACAGAGAGTAGAAGAAGCTCTATCTCTGTATAATGAAATGCGAAGTAGTGGGATTACTCCTGATCTATACACATATAATTCTTTGATACTCAATCTTGGTATTGCTGGAATGGTAGAGCAAGCAAGGAAGATGTATGAAGAACTACAGCAAAGAGGTCTTGAACCAGATGTTTTCACATACAATGCTCTCATTCGTGTGTATAGCATATCTGGAGATTCCGACCATGCTTATGCAGTCTACAAAAAGATGATGGTTGGGGGATGCAGCCCCAATGTGGGAACGTTTGCACAGCTTCCTAATCAAACTTAA